A single genomic interval of Zingiber officinale cultivar Zhangliang chromosome 4A, Zo_v1.1, whole genome shotgun sequence harbors:
- the LOC121972892 gene encoding pectinesterase-like → MSAFQDFSYLSERRRAERAQRRKRMMIAAGSVSVILVVAVCAAAAVVYNSKSTTSTATTTANSASPSSSSSSHKSSSSSSSSSSSSSSSNSTKGFQVSNAVQVLCSPTDNHTVCESTLKNVVNSTSTPKDLVRAAVAVIVDEVGKAFAHSDAIGTADPAVKSAVEVCQKLHKYEVAELNNTLNTIDAHHLNQLPEQVHELKNWLSAAATYQETCIDGFPDGEQKDKMKVAMTTAKQLTSNALAIIGSLSSFLSLIKISGGSGGRRLLAKDQRMIADHSKAIGEDGFPNWLRDGDDRRFLLGRAAKQLTPNVTVAKDGSGDFKSISEALAKIPSSYNDRYVIYVKEGVYEEQVVVDMNMINVTMYGDGSRKSVITGSKNFVDGTKTFETATFAAIGDGFIAIAIGFQNTAGAAKHQAVALRVQSDRAIFLNCRMEAYQDTLYAHTHRQFYRGCLILGTVDFIFGNAAAIFQNCIFSVRRPLDNQQNIVLAQGRTGSHEATGFVVHNTRFTAEPDLMETAGKIPSYIGRPWKEFSHTVVMESDIGDFISPDGYMPWDGDFALKTLSYTEYGNKGGSADTSKRVKWSGFKVIGRNDAMAFTPTTFIQGDDWIPKTGTPVRLGLFD, encoded by the exons ATGTCGGCCTTCCAAGACTTCAGCTACCTATCCGAGCGCCGCCGCGCCGAGCGAGCGCAACGCCGCAAACGCATGATGATTGCTGCCGGTTCCGTCTCTGTGATCCTCGTCGTCGCTGTTTGCGCGGCAGCTGCCGTTGTCTATAACTCCAAGTCCACCACCTCCACCGCCACCACCACTGCCAATTccgcttctccttcctcctcctcttcctcccataaatcctcctcctcttcctcgtcctcgtcctcgtcctcctcctcctccaactcCACCAAGGGGTTTCAAGTTTCCAACGCCGTTCAAGTCCTCTGCTCGCCGACTGACAACCACACTGTCTGCGAATCCACCCTGAAAAACGTAGTGAACTCTACGTCTACCCCTAAAGACCTGGTCCGTGCCGCCGTAGCCGTCATTGTCGACGAGGTCGGCAAGGCATTCGCGCACTCCGACGCGATCGGGACGGCAGACCCGGCAGTAAAGAGCGCTGTAGAGGTCTGCCAAAAGCTACATAAGTACGAGGTGGCTGAGCTCAACAACACACTGAATACCATTGACGCGCACCACCTGAACCAACTCCCGGAGCAGGTGCACGAGCTCAAGAACTGGCTTAGCGCAGCCGCCACTTACCAAGAGACCTGCATCGATGGCTTCCCTGACGGAGAGCAAAAGGACAAGATGAAGGTCGCGATGACCACCGCCAAGCAGCTCACCAGCAACGCTTTGGCCATCATCGGCAGCTTGTCCTCGTTCCTTTCGCTAATCAAAATCAGCGGCGGGAGCGGCGGCCGACGTCTCCTCGCCAAGGACCAACGAATGATTGCAGATCACTCAAAGGCAATCGGGGAGGATGGTTTTCCCAATTGGCTTCGTGACGGTGACGACAGACGGTTTCTCCTCGGCCGCGCAGCCAAGCAGTTGACCCCTAACGTGACGGTGGCTAAGGACGGTAGCGGAGACTTTAAGAGCATCTCTGAGGCGCTTGCTAAAATACCAAGCTCTTACAATGACCG GTATGTGATCTACGTGAAGGAAGGCGTGTACGAGGAGCAGGTGGTGGTGGACATGAACATGATCAACGTCACCATGTACGGTGATGGCTCAAGGAAGAGCGTCATCACCGGAAGCAAGAACTTCGTCGACGGCACCAAGACTTTTGAAACCGCCACTTTTG CGGCGATCGGGGACGGATTCATTGCGATAGCGATCGGATTTCAGAACACAGCGGGGGCAGCGAAGCACCAGGCGGTGGCGCTCCGGGTTCAGTCGGACCGCGCCATCTTCCTCAACTGCCGCATGGAGGCGTACCAGGACACGCTCTATGCTCACACCCACCGTCAGTTCTACCGCGGCTGCCTCATCCTCGGCACCGTCGACTTCATCTTCGGCAACGCCGCCGCCATCTTCCAAAATTGCATCTTCAGCGTGCGCCGCCCCCTCGACAACCAACAGAACATCGTGCTGGCGCAGGGGCGCACCGGCAGCCACGAGGCCACGGGTTTCGTGGTCCACAACACCCGGTTCACCGCCGAGCCTGACCTCATGGAGACGGCCGGCAAGATCCCCAGCTACATCGGCCGCCCCTGGAAGGAGTTCTCCCATACCGTGGTCATGGAGTCTGACATCGGAGACTTCATCAGCCCCGACGGGTACATGCCGTGGGACGGCGACTTCGCCCTCAAGACACTTTCCTACACGGAGTACGGGAACAAGGGAGGAAGTGCCGACACCTCGAAGCGCGTCAAATGGTCGGGCTTCAAGGTGATCGGTCGGAACGACGCAATGGCCTTCACCCCAACGACCTTCATACAGGGAGATGATTGGATCCCCAAAACCGGCACGCCGGTGCGCTTAGGCCTCTTTGATTGA